CCGGGTGAATCATCATGGCTGAAACACCGGAGTGGGCCGATGCCAGCCAGTTTGTCGGGACCCTGCTGGAGGGCCCGACTCCGGCACTGGCGTTGACGGAAGTAGGCCGGGTGGCAGAGGTTGGGGATGGTATTGCCGTGGTTTCCGGCCTGGCCCGTGCCCTGGCGGATGAATTGCTGGTGTTTGCCTCCGGTGTCCGGGGCGTGGTGCTTGATCTGGAACCGGACCGGCTGGGGGTTATCCTGCTGGGGCCTTCCGATCGGGTGACCTCAGGTGAGGATGTCTGGCGGACTCACAAGGTATTCAGCGTACCGGTCGGGCCGGGTCTGGTTGGCCGGGTTCTCGACGCCACCGGGGAGCCCCGGGATGGCAAAGGCAGCGTTGCCGCGAGCGCCCGGAAGCCGGTGGAGGTCAACGCCCCGGGCATTCTGAGCCGTGCGGCGGTCAGCCGTCCGCTGGCCACCGGCATCAAGGCCATTGATGGCGCGGTGCCGGTGGGGCTCGGCCAGCGCGAATTGATTATCGGTGACCGGCAGACCGGAAAAACGTCGCTGGCGGTCGACACCATTCTCAACCAGGCCCGCTCGGAGGTGCTCAGTATCTACTGTGCCATCGGGCAACGCGGGGACGCGGTGGCCCGGGTGGTAGAGACCCTGCGCCAGAGCGGTCAGCTTGAGAACACCATTGTGGTGTCCGCCGGCGATGAGGATGCCCCTGGCCTGGCCTACATGGCGCCTTATGCGGCCATGACCATGGCGGAGTACTTCTCGAATCAGGGGCGGGATGTACTGGTTGTTCTCGATGACCTGACCCACCACGCCCGATCCTATCGGGAACTCTCGCTATTGCTGCGTCGGCCGCCGGGCCGGGAAGCCTTCCCCGGGGACATCTTCTATGTGCACGCACGGCTGCTCGAACGGGCCGGCCAGTTCACACCGGAAGCCGGTGGTGGCTCCATTACCGCGTTACCCGTGGTGGAGACCCAGGCTGAGAACCTGTCTGCCTACATTCCCACCAACCTGATATCGATTACCGACGGCCAGATCTATCTGTCGCCGCGGCTGGTGCGCAAAAACCAGTTCCCGGCGGTGGATATCGGGTTATCGGTGTCGCGGGTAGGCGGCAAGGCCCAGCACCGGGCCTTCCGGGATGTCGCCGGCAACCTGCGAGTTACCTTGTCCCAGTTTGAAGAACTTGAAGATTTTGCCCGTTTTGGCACCCGACTGGATGACAACACCCGGGCCCGCCTGAGCCGCGGAGCGGCCGTGCGTGCTGCGTTGCGCCAGCCCGAGCGCGACCCGGTGCCGGCGGTGGAACAGTTGCTGGTGCTGACGGCCGCGATGGAAGGGCTGTTTGACGGTCTGTCGGAAGGCGCCGTTGCCGATGCCATGGTCCGCATGAGAGAGGGCGTTGGCGACAGACTGGACGCCATCGCCGAAAGCATCAGTCAGAATCGTCCTCTGGACAAGGACGAAAAAGCCACCATCCTGCGGGTGGCCCGCAGCAGTCTGGCGTTGCCGGAGGACGGTGCCGATGACCCAGACGCTTGAAGCCCTGTCCCGCCGGACCGAAACGCTTACCAGTATTCGCGGCATTGTGCACACCATGAAAACCATGTCTGCCATCAATGCCGTGCCCTATGAGCGGGCGGCAGAATCCGTGGCGGCCTACCACCAGACCGTGCTGAACGGCCTTCGTGCCTTTATGGCCAAGACCGGGCCTATTGCCATGCCGGTGGCCGCGCAGGCCGAGCGGATTCTGGTGGTGTTCGGCTCTGATCACGGCCTGTGTGGCAATTACAACGAAGCGCTTGCCAGCCATGCCCGGGCTGCAACGGAGGCCACCGACAACACCCGGGTTCTGTGCGTCGGGGCCCGCATGAAAGACGCGCTCACGGATCAGGGGCTCACCCCGGATACCAGCTTCCTGCCGCCGGCCTCGGCGGACGGCATTGGCCGTCTGGCCGGCGACATCGTCACCCGGCTGGATGAGGTTGGTGGCGGTGACCTGCATAACCGGGTGGCTGTCACCCTGGCGTTCACCCGGCGGGCCGGGCGCGGACAGCGGGAACCGGTCATGGCCCCGCTGTTGCCACTGGCGCCCTCGTTGCTGTCAGCCCCGGGCCACACCGGCTGGCAATCCCGGTCCCTGCCCGACTACACCATGTCGGCCACGCCGCTGTTTGCCGCACTGCTGCGGAACCACATCTTTGCCACCGTCTTCCAGGCCTCGGCAGAAGCGCTGGTCACCGAGAATGCGGCCCGGCTGGCCCTGATGCAGCAGGCGGAACAGGCCGTT
This sequence is a window from Marinobacter subterrani. Protein-coding genes within it:
- a CDS encoding F0F1 ATP synthase subunit alpha, coding for MAETPEWADASQFVGTLLEGPTPALALTEVGRVAEVGDGIAVVSGLARALADELLVFASGVRGVVLDLEPDRLGVILLGPSDRVTSGEDVWRTHKVFSVPVGPGLVGRVLDATGEPRDGKGSVAASARKPVEVNAPGILSRAAVSRPLATGIKAIDGAVPVGLGQRELIIGDRQTGKTSLAVDTILNQARSEVLSIYCAIGQRGDAVARVVETLRQSGQLENTIVVSAGDEDAPGLAYMAPYAAMTMAEYFSNQGRDVLVVLDDLTHHARSYRELSLLLRRPPGREAFPGDIFYVHARLLERAGQFTPEAGGGSITALPVVETQAENLSAYIPTNLISITDGQIYLSPRLVRKNQFPAVDIGLSVSRVGGKAQHRAFRDVAGNLRVTLSQFEELEDFARFGTRLDDNTRARLSRGAAVRAALRQPERDPVPAVEQLLVLTAAMEGLFDGLSEGAVADAMVRMREGVGDRLDAIAESISQNRPLDKDEKATILRVARSSLALPEDGADDPDA
- a CDS encoding F0F1 ATP synthase subunit gamma; amino-acid sequence: MTQTLEALSRRTETLTSIRGIVHTMKTMSAINAVPYERAAESVAAYHQTVLNGLRAFMAKTGPIAMPVAAQAERILVVFGSDHGLCGNYNEALASHARAATEATDNTRVLCVGARMKDALTDQGLTPDTSFLPPASADGIGRLAGDIVTRLDEVGGGDLHNRVAVTLAFTRRAGRGQREPVMAPLLPLAPSLLSAPGHTGWQSRSLPDYTMSATPLFAALLRNHIFATVFQASAEALVTENAARLALMQQAEQAVEDRLEEVGGQFRLVRQDEITSELMDIIIGFEALKKKPSV